A region of Antedon mediterranea chromosome 8, ecAntMedi1.1, whole genome shotgun sequence DNA encodes the following proteins:
- the LOC140056519 gene encoding bombesin receptor subtype-3-like, whose protein sequence is MDFNNTSSTISSSYDYPGEFDPTSTLWQDFIVAMEITFIIVGIFGNTLLIFIIIANNNMHSAHNYLLVCLAIGDLLLLTLGVPIFVFKKITTYASFLHKSSIGCKLVHGCLVMAECVSIGTFTALSVDRYMVIRYRMTSCNSQSYRKYICICICIWFLAICISAPIFHQAYITELPLYGNMSLITCYPFVMHSNFAKTYQVTVAIIMYMIPLVLILICYSKMAFILMTSIRTNNVISQGSATDAMTRRRYLARSVLIMIVIFAICWLPLHASEIVRQYNDEDINFTVRQHPLMQLISNIKYLMIIFSACANPLVLFTVSKQFKRYLRQYFCCKKSIDLKHPKSFTLVPSYKKVGQIEKDTTRSTSL, encoded by the coding sequence ATGGATTTCAACAACACCTCCAGCACCATCAGCAGTAGCTATGATTATCCAGGCGAGTTCGATCCTACTTCTACGCTGTGGCAGGATTTCATCGTTGCGATGGAAATAACGTTCATAATTGTTGGCATATTTGGAAATACGCTGTTGATTTTTATCATCATCGCTAACAATAACATGCACAGTGCCCACAACTACCTGTTAGTATGCTTAGCAATCGGAGATTTGCTGTTACTGACGCTCGGTGTACcaatttttgtgtttaaaaaaatcactaCTTACGCCTCTTTTCTACATAAAAGCTCAATTGGATGTAAACTGGTTCACGGCTGCTTAGTGATGGCTGAGTGTGTATCCATTGGTACCTTCACTGCCCTTAGCGTCGATCGTTACATGGTTATACGGTACAGGATGACCAGTTGCAACTCTCAAAGCTACCGAAAGTATATATGTATCTGCATTTGTATCTGGTTTTTGGCTATTTGCATCAGTGCACCAATATTCCACCAAGCTTATATCACAGAGTTACCACTGTACGGTAACATGTCACTTATCACGTGTTATCCGTTTGTAATGCACTCTAATTTTGCAAAGACTTACCAGGTTACGGTTGCTATAATCATGTATATGATACCTTTGGTGTTGATATTGATTTGTTATTCAAAGATGGCGTTTATATTGATGACAAGTATAAGGACAAATAATGTTATTAGCCAAGGCTCTGCTACAGATGCAATGACGAGAAGACGGTATTTGGCTCGAAGCGTGCTAATCATGATCGTCATATTTGCCATTTGTTGGTTACCACTGCACGCCTCTGAAATAGTGCGACAGTATAACGACGAAGATATCAACTTTACCGTTAGGCAACACCCATTGATgcaattaatatcaaatataaaatatttgatgATTATTTTTAGCGCATGTGCCAATCCGTTGGTTCTGTTCACTGTAAGCAAACAGTTTAAGAGATATCTTAGGCAATATTTCTGCTGTAAGAAATCCATTGATCTCAAGCACCCAAAATCGTTCACATTAGTGCCATCATATAAAAAGGTTGGACAGATTGAAAAAGACACAACACGAAGTACTTCTTTGTGA
- the LOC140057215 gene encoding jmjC domain-containing protein E-like yields the protein MEVKNCSILQLSIIGILMLLVECNVPFPKDMRMDVKFPVQFKSSRSGSGIPDGHLRPLGYQRKAEGKVMEVPVVPHPREFSDLHVSKKKPLVMRGAVKDSLAFEKWDDSFLEENFGNLQVIVELKKENRANVVRNVRPLKEFLKGYKTEDWYAVTVLPDEMRSYVKVPQCLLCGSFKKLIQESNFWMSSGGTSSVLHYDADHNIHCLLDGRKDFIFIHPKYSKFLEIANKSPDSGSGYSQIDVEMINMFKYSGFSKVPWQWTTIWPGDCVFIPSGYFHQVRSYGRSMSYAILFTTEPHFNDTDCGNEFPYTSLDQVPIFWTYKEGDKVIEMGYMDPASIRQSFLQILREDDRLSFERFMIFYADYFLDDLEPDLQNKELRADAMKAFSIFDKRNRGFVTRRQIVEADIEMFKDVARLLDEPSYQLNEKSWRDEL from the exons ATGGAAGTTAAAAACTGTTCAATTTTGCAATTGAGTATAATTGGTATCCTAATGTTGTTGGTGGAATGTAATGTTCCTTTCCCGAAGGACATGAGAATGGATGTCAAATTTCCAGTACAATTCAAATCAAGCAGATCAGGATCTGGGATACCGGATGGTCATTTAAGACCATTAG GCTACCAACGCAAGGCAGAGGGCAAAGTCATGGAAGTCCCTGTGGTACCTCACCCTAGAGAGTTTTCAGATCTTCATGTCAGTAAAAAGAAACCATTGGTTATGAGAGGAGCAGTAAAAGATTCGCTAGCTTTTGAAAAATGGGATGATAGTTTTTTGGAAGAAAA TTTTGGAAATCTTCAAGTTAtagttgaattaaaaaaagaaaacagagCCAACGTTGTTCGAAATGTTAGGCCATTGAAGGAATTCCTAAAAGGATATAAGACGGAGGATTGGTATGCTGTAACAGTTTTACCTGACGAAATGAGATCATATGTAAAG GTTCCACAGTGTTTACTATGCGGTTCATTCAAGAAGTTGATTCAAGAAAGTAACTTTTGGATGAGCAGTGGTGGTACATCGTCTGTCCTGCATTACGACGCTGACCATAACATCCATTGTCTGCTGGACGGCCgcaaagattttatttttatccatCCAAAATATTCTAAGTTTCTTGAAATTGCAAATAAG TCACCAGATTCAGGTTCTGGGTATTCACAGATTGATGTTGAGATGATCAATATGTTTAAGTACAGTGGTTTTTCTAAGGTACCGTGGCAGTGGACTACCATCTGGCCCGGAGATTGTGTCTTTATCCCATCAG gcTACTTTCATCAAGTTCGTTCATACGGACGTAGCATGTCTTATGCCATCTTGTTCACTACTGAACCACATTTCAACGATACTGATTGTGGTAATGAGTTCCCATATACATCACTGGATCAGGTTCCAATCTTTTGGACTTACAAGGAGGGAGACAAG GTAATTGAAATGGGTTATATGGATCCGGCATCTATCCGCCAGTCATTCCTACAGATTCTACGAGAAGACGACCGTCTATCATTTGAAAGATTCATGATTTTCTATGCTGACTATTTTTTGGATGATCTTGAACCAGATTTACAAAATAAGGAATTGAGAGCAGACGCAATGAAG GCATTCTCCATTTTTGATAAGCGTAATCGGGGCTTTGTTACTCGGAGACAAATTGTTGAAGCAGACATTGAGATGTTCAAGGATGTTGCACGTTTGCTAGATGAGCCAAGCTACCAACTCAATGAAAAATCTTGGCGTGATGAACTTTAA
- the LOC140056447 gene encoding protein sax-3-like has protein sequence MHIHYHYVSIIIVLCFSIRAITCSIIEVKAGESRELPTCSIKSSFGTRWYRSSTSVKDLIVSTDDESISRPSNGRYILQSDGALSIRKIDISDADSYFCRDEVTGKGANYQLIVNYLEVPVLKLPVTYSKIGENATFICSSKGVPNLYNVTWLKNGNVIDVYDTLKYSQTNTTSLEIIRLEQTDTGRYQCKVENDAFKDEEGKSSRSEYFRVSYLGEITLKSPDIHLRKNTTGLFVCSLTAYGYPPISTEWLKDGKLLNVSNKGKYMKSFIKRYLFLEINRVNEMDEGAYQCRAENAAYNRNEGKLSNIGTLSLLSTMDSNYSFEVSENRKAGLIVGIAFVGLAVGILLTSSVFLIFGKIKASKNQVPEASHQTKEAVYTVYNGEQKGTLYQDLQRKTDDTPVYINVKRKK, from the exons ATGCACATTCATTACCACTACGtgtcaataataattgttttatgtttta GTATTCGAGCAATAACATGTTCAATTATTGAGGTTAAAGCTGGTGAATCAAGAGAACTGCCGACATGTTCAATAAAAAGTAGTTTCGGTACTCGTTGGTACAGATCATCAACGTCAGTTAAAGATCTTATTGTTTCTACTGACGACGAAagtattagtaggcctagtaatgggagatacattttacaaagtGATGGTGCTCTTTCTATTAGAAAGATTGATATTAGTGATGCTGATTCCTACTTTTGCAGAGACGAAGTAACTGGGAAAGGTGCAAACTACCAGCTGATTGTCAATT ATCTAGAAGTACCTGTACTAAAGCTTCCCGTAACGTACAGCAAGATAGGCGAAAATGCAACATTTATATGCTCATCTAAAGGCGTTCCGAACTTATACAACGTCACATGGTTGAAAAATGGGAACGTTATAGATGTGTATGACACACTGAAGTATTCACAGACTAATACAACGTCGTTAGAGATCATTAGATTAGAACAGACGGACACAGGACGGTACCAATGTAAAGTAGAGAACGATGCGTTTAAAGATGAAGAAGGGAAGTCAAGTAGATCAGAATACTTTAGAGTAAGTT ATCTAGGAGAGATTACTCTCAAATCACCAGATATACATTTAAGAAAAAATACAActggtttgtttgtttgttcattaACTGCATATGGATACCCTCCTATCAGCACTGAGTGGCTCAAAGACGGAAAGTTGCTGAACGTCTCAAATAAAGGGAAGTACATGAAGTCATTTATTAAGAGATATTTGTTTTTGGAGATTAACAGAGTAAATGAAATGGATGAGGGCGCTTATCAGTGCCGAGCGGAAAATGCCGCTTACAACAGAAATGAAGGAAAGTTGAGTAACATAGGAACACTTTCGTTGCTTT CAACCATGGATTCAAATTACAGTTTTGAAG TTTCAGAAAATCGAAAAGCCGGGCTCATCGTTGGTATCGCATTTGTTGGACTTGCGGTTGGAATACTTTTAACTTCTTCGGTATTCTTAATCTTCGGCAAAATTAAAGCATCAAAGAATCAG GTACCAGAAGCTTCGCACCAGACAAAGGAGGCA gtttacaCCGTTTATAATGGCGAACAAAAAGGCACCCTTTACCAAGATCTACAGAGGAAGACGGATGATACACctgtatatataaatgttaaaagaaaaaaataa